CGACGGCGCTGACCGCCCGTGGAAGCACCTGGACTCACACGGGGGTCCCGTTCTTCCTACGGCCCACCGCGCACTTCGCGGGCCGCTGTGTCTGGCAATGCCCCATCCTCCGGCTCGTAGACGAGCTTGCAGCGGTCCAGCCTCGGGCCGCACACCCGATCCAGTTCGCCGCGCGTGTCACAGCCGGGCCTCTCCGTGCAGGTGTCCGGGAGGAACGCCCAGACGAACTGGAGCACGTTGCCTCCGCGGCCCTCCGGCAGCGCGGCGAGAAGGTCCTCGCGCCAGGTGTCGAACACACGCGCCAGGTAGACGGTGTTCCCCTCCAGCCGCACGTGCCGCCGGTCCTCCACGAAGCGGCGGACCGCGTCGTTGAGCTGGGAGTCGAGGAACTCGGGAGCGAAGGGCGCGCCGTCCAGCAGCGGCCCGCCCCGCCTGCCCTGGAACAGGGCGAAGTGGATGCGCGGATCCGCGAACTCGCGCGGGAGGATGCGGTGCTCCAACGCCCACAGCGTCAGGTGCTGGCCCCCCACTGGCCACGAGCGGCCCCAGAAGAAGGACCCCAGCCACGGGTCCTCCACGCTGCGCAGTGAGGGGTACTCATCCACCACCGCCTGTAGGACGAGCGCGTTGTACGCATTGAGCCAATAGGCCAGCGCATCCTCGGACCTGGGAAAGAGGTCCGGCCGCGAGTGCGGCGAGAAGGTGGCCAGCGAGCGCACGAAGGCATCCAACCGCGCGCGCTCGCGGCCGACGGACGCGAAGTCCACGTTCCCATCCCGCCTCACGTGCCGTAACACCTGCCCATAGCCGCTATAGCTGAAGGGCGTCTCGGCGCTGGGAACGGAGGCGGGCAGCAATCCCCGCACGTGGAGCACGCCCCCCGTCATGAGCACGGACGAGAGCAGCAAAGCAGCCACCAGGAGCACCACCCGGCGGCGGCGGGCGGGAGCAGGCGTTTCCATGGTGACTGGCATTGTACCATCAGAACACACGGCGGCGCGCGTGCCGCGAAGGCCATATCGAGTGCTCGGAAGTGAACGCGGGAAAAGCCACCGCGCTGTTGCAAATCTCCTGTGGCGAAGACGAAACTACCCCTCGTGAAAGACATTACCCCGGTCGTGAGGGCGGCCAAGCGCATCGAGACGCTCCTGGAAGCGAAGTTCGGCGCGCAGGGCCGCGGCCTGCACGAGAAGCTCTCGAGCGTCGAGCGCCAGGTGCCCGCCGAGTTGCACAAGACGATCCGCTACGTCGCCACGGTGCGCAACAAGGTCGTGCACGAGGACGACTATGAGCTCGACGACGCGCAGGGCTTCCTGCACCAGGCCGAACGCGTGGCGCGGGCACTGGAGGACCTCCAGGTCGAGAAGCTCCCCACCCGCCTTCCTGGGACGCCCCCGGCGGCCAGCAGCTCTGGCGGCACCCTCATCAAGCTGGCCCTCGCCATGAGCATCGGTGGCTTCATTGCCTACCAGGCCTACCAAACCCTCAAGCCCCGACGGGAGCCCGCGGACGAGGCTCGAACGCAGACCGCATCGATCGCTCCCGCGACCAGGCAGACCCAGAAGTCTGGGAAAGACGGAGACGACGCTCAAACGCAGACGGCGGCCAGAAAGACCAAGAGGTCTGGGAAGGACGGGGGCAAGGAACCCACGACCGATGTGCTGTCGGGCGAAGTCATGGAGCGCTTCGCCAAGGGCGAGCACGTCGCGCTGGACTCGCCCCTGCTCAAGGTCGAGAAGATCACGCTGGCGATGGCCAAGGATGCCTTCGGTGACCTCAAGCCGCGCATCCAGCTCAAGGTGCGGAACACGTCGACGAAGACCCTCTCGGACGCGACCTACGAGGCGCGTCTGTTCATCGACAGCCAGCCCCAAGCCGTGATCGATGAACGAGCGTCGACGCTGACGCGAAACGGGCTGTTCCTGTGGTTTGGGGATCAGGGGCTGAAAGCCGGCGAGTCGACCACGGTCACCCCCGTCCTGCGCAATGAGCGCGATTGGGTCGTGCCGGACATCCTCAACGCCAGGCGCTGGCAACTCGTCATCCGCAACAACGGCGTGACCGACGGGCTCAAGAACTCCGTCGACGTGAAGGCCGCCCCGTTCACGGTCCTGCCCACCAGGACCCCCATCTACACCGCGCCGACGCCTTCGGCCTCGCCATCGAAAACTGGCGACACCGTGGACTTCGTCGCTGCATTGCGCGATGGCGTGAGCGCCGGCGCGGGGAACCAGGCGCTGTCGCTGCGGAACGTGAAGGTGAAGATGGGGCACGACAGCTTCGACCGACCCCAGCCGATCATCACGTTGGACATGACCAACATCAGCGAGCGCACCCTCAGCGATGCCGTGCTCCAGGCACAGCTGTACCTCGATGGCCAGGACAAGCCCGTTCTGAAGACAAGCGAAAAGCTGGGCGGGGGCTTCTCCAGCGCACCAGGCGCCCTCTTCGCCCATTTCGGCGACCGGGGTCTTGCACCCGCACAGACGCGCAAGGTCGAACTGCGGCCCGACGGCATGTCCAGCACCTGGACGTCGCCCGACGTGCTCAACGCGAAGTCGCTCCTGGTACTGCTGCGTGTGGCAGGCACCACCGATGGGCTGGACAAGCCCTATGGCGGCACGGCTCAGCAGCTGCCTTGAGTCGAACGGCCGGCAGGGCGGCCACCATGCCTGGGTGGCCTGAGACGCGCTGAAGAAGGACGACAGCGCGCTGCTGTCCGAGGCGGGCTTCCAGTCGTGCACGAGGGGTCCTCCCGGCCGTGGCCATGGGGGACACGTCGCGCTGAGCCTCCGAGGACACGGCCCAGCGGACTTCCTGTTCGCTCCGAACCACTTGAGCTTCCCTACCTTCAGCCGAACCCCGGTGGAACGCGGATGCCACCCGTCAGCGACAGGCATCGGCCACGCCAGCCCCGCACGCCATCTGGAACAGTGTCGCGGCGCGGCGCTCGTCCTTCTCCACTCCCTGGCCCTCCAGATAGAGCGCACCCAGGGCGGCGCACCCCTTGGCCCACCCGCCCTGGCAGGCCTTCTCATACAGCGAGGCGGCGCGGCGCTCGTCCTTCTCCACCCCCTGGCCCAGCAGGTAGAGCTCGGCGAGCAGGTTGCACCCCATGGCATCCCCCTCCTGGCAGGCCTTCTCATACAGCGCGGCGGCGCGGCGCTCGTCCTTCTCCACTCCCAGGCCTTGTGCGTAGGCCAGACCGAGGCCGCCGCACCCCATGGCA
This is a stretch of genomic DNA from Archangium violaceum. It encodes these proteins:
- a CDS encoding DUF547 domain-containing protein, with the protein product METPAPARRRRVVLLVAALLLSSVLMTGGVLHVRGLLPASVPSAETPFSYSGYGQVLRHVRRDGNVDFASVGRERARLDAFVRSLATFSPHSRPDLFPRSEDALAYWLNAYNALVLQAVVDEYPSLRSVEDPWLGSFFWGRSWPVGGQHLTLWALEHRILPREFADPRIHFALFQGRRGGPLLDGAPFAPEFLDSQLNDAVRRFVEDRRHVRLEGNTVYLARVFDTWREDLLAALPEGRGGNVLQFVWAFLPDTCTERPGCDTRGELDRVCGPRLDRCKLVYEPEDGALPDTAAREVRGGP